The following are encoded together in the Flavobacterium sp. TR2 genome:
- a CDS encoding GNAT family N-acetyltransferase, whose amino-acid sequence MEITLRQENKNDFQSVFQLIEKAFEKEEYSDHKEQFLVERLRKSDAFIPELSIVAELDGKIVGYILFTKLKIKNDLNSFESLALAPVSVLPEFQGKGIGSKLILHGHEIAKDLGYKSVILLGHQDYYPRFGYELCEKYNIKMPFDVPAENCMVIALTEDGLKNVNGEVVYPSVFFE is encoded by the coding sequence ATGGAAATTACATTACGTCAAGAAAATAAAAATGATTTTCAAAGTGTTTTTCAATTGATAGAAAAAGCTTTTGAAAAGGAAGAATACAGCGATCATAAAGAGCAGTTTTTAGTAGAAAGACTTAGAAAATCAGATGCTTTTATTCCTGAGCTATCTATCGTTGCAGAACTTGACGGTAAAATTGTCGGTTATATTTTGTTTACCAAACTGAAAATAAAAAACGATTTAAATTCATTTGAATCTCTGGCACTCGCCCCAGTTTCGGTTTTGCCAGAATTTCAAGGAAAGGGAATTGGCTCAAAATTAATTTTGCATGGACATGAAATTGCAAAGGATTTAGGTTATAAATCGGTAATTTTACTAGGACATCAGGATTATTATCCAAGGTTTGGATATGAACTTTGTGAAAAATACAATATCAAAATGCCGTTTGATGTTCCAGCTGAAAATTGTATGGTTATTGCATTAACCGAAGATGGTTTAAAGAATGTAAATGGAGAAGTAGTTTATCCAAGTGTTTTTTTTGAATAA